One window of the Montipora foliosa isolate CH-2021 chromosome 4, ASM3666993v2, whole genome shotgun sequence genome contains the following:
- the LOC137999621 gene encoding putative Ras-related protein Rab-33 — protein sequence MFYDKEEDDNEVESNEQVFKIIIIGDSGVGKTCLAHRFATGKFPERTEATIGVDFWERKLDLNGSQIRLQIWDTAGQERFRKSMVVHYYRNVSAVIFMYDITREGSFKALTTWLQEYEHFGFSDEGDQIPKLMIGNKCDLIHERVVSSNQARKFADVHSMPVWEISTKNDEELETIESIFLTLSHKLVRSRSFMDRPTYLANMDSYNDSITSKSGKSRKARHSQKRIKLKAGQHPDKKCCESS from the exons ATGTTTTACGATAAAGAGGAAGACGACAATGAGGTTGAAAGTAATGAACAAGTATTTAAAATTATAATCATTGGAGACAGTGGCGTTGGAAAAACATGCTTAGCTCATAGGTTTGCGACGGGAAAGTTCCCCGAACGGACCGAAGCTACCATTGGAGTCGATTTCTGGGAAAGGAAGCTTGATTTAAATGGATCTCAAATTCGG TTACAGATCTGGGACACTGCAGGACAAGAGAGATTTCGCAAGAGCATGGTAGTGCATTATTATCGGAATGTGAGTGCTGTGATTTTTATGTATGACATTACAAGAGAAGGTTCATTTAAGGCGTTGACCACGTGGTTACAGGAGTATGAACATTTTGGATTCTCTGATGAAGGAGATCAGATCCCAAAACTTATGATTGGTAATAAATGTGATCTAATTCATGAAAGAGTGGTAAGTTCTAATCAAGCCCGAAAATTTGCTGATGTTCATAGTATGCCAGTGTGGGAAATTTCAACCAAAAATGATGAAGAGCTAGAGACAATTGAATCCATCTTTCTGACCCTTTCGCATAAGCTGGTAAGGTCAAGGTCTTTCATGGACCGGCCAACTTACCTAGCCAACATGGATTCTTATAATGACAGTATCACTTCAAAGTCTGGAAAATCTCGCAAAGCTAGACATTCACAGAAAAGGATCAAGCTGAAGGCTGGACAACATCCTGACAAGAAATGCTGTGAATCTTCATGA
- the LOC137999622 gene encoding uncharacterized protein, producing MSSTARSTRDRAPKYSIVLSNVLAVVFRPTSSVVQVNSDRDSENLEDLKPPHQLNGLEVFDAFKEANKSTLLTRLTESLGEIRLKGWVFPFTLLIKGPHEDIEVIKEAWRRHFLRSPENLSIKDIGVVSSVGMEVIQQAPFLPLTMSLMETISALNSSQLTATKQSITEYLAKTYQYVHVPKLNVIHDCLGILIKEGKIHQTDDGYFVSVQKPVDKIAVDAPKEKGDSQESKDSHCVTQGAVSKGMVTKSEKAKKKTKCKETQNKKAKTSEKDEESVESEKGSEGVRPKTVTTENEEKLLEKDNENNKTPSEMTSESGASEKSDKKLKKQKKGVFNRISCFVKGKSFPSSDIEVTKPKQTESEPSPLPTPQSISRQAIIPPTVQDSTANSIMQAASFRTQRALSAPVESPYPINANVSSQETAELVDFRKGENNRESPKSRQLLRTKSLATAEPQRSALPVRVMRSNSFAAPNTKATKVTQTATDWAKVERPYPMNANVSSQETAELVDFKKGENNRDSPKSRQLLRTKSFVTTEPQRPALPVRVMRSNSFTAPNTKATKVTQTTTDCATGNWDRHLRMSYGNIVRNSPIRQTIHVSRPSSCNIGIVRPLRADNQRTISRSNSVKKGTSGKKGGSLSPPSTLGDSQSPRSISFSNGRSKGRANNPVVRSRSFTEPGMMRLTNRQIFHRATIAGPYLESPLQQLLASKPHGYLSPPSPAVRVTVQPKGRHFAPGKRSTTSPKRTPLNSPVRKPHPVSSKTSSQKQMPSTPRRRLECSSPVCYDTAFINNRVENCACTVGINTANVTKSAPFFLQNNNYKHVSLQPDEGSSDHIYLEEMTPTASELTLMEDEYTEETGTNNERGIHKQATEEGINDSLTFIGII from the exons ATGTCGTCAACCGCGAGATCAACGCGGGACAGAGCCCCGAAATATTCAATAGTGCTGAGTAATGTTTTAGCGGTTGTGTTTCGACCGACTTCTTCTGTTGTTCAAGTCAATAGCGATCGCGATTCTGAAAATTTGGAGGACTTAAAGCCACCACATCAGCTGAACGGATTAGAAGTATTTGATGCATTCAAGGAAGCTAATAAGTCAACGTTGCTCACAAGGTTGACAGAAAGTTTGGGCGAAATCCGGCTCAAAGGTTGGGTTTTTCCTTTTACATTGTTGATCAAAGGTCCACATGAAGACATCGAAGTCATTAAAGAAGCTTGGAGACGCCACTTTCTTCGCAGTCCGGAAAATTTGAGCATCAAAGATATCG GTGTAGTAAGCTCCGTTGGTATGGAGGTCATACAACAAGCTCCTTTTCTACCATTGACAATGTCCTTGATGGAAACCATATCAGCCCTGAATAGCAGCCAATTAACGGCAACGAAGCAATCGATTACTGAATATCTTGCAAAGACATACCAGTATGTTCATGTCCCCAAGTTGAATGTCATTCACGACTGCCTTGGGATTTTGATAAAAGAAGGCAAAATTCATCAAACGGACGATGGATACTTCGTCTCAGTGCAGAAACCCGTTGATAAAATCGCAGTGGACGCCCCTAAGGAAAAAGGCGATTCCCAAGAATCCAAGGACTCTCACTGTGTGACTCAGGGTGCTGTTTCAAAAGGAATGGTGACTAAAAGcgaaaaggcaaagaaaaaaacaaaatgtaaagagACGCAGAACAAAAAGGCGAAGACTTCTGAAAAAGATGAGGAAAGTGTTGAAAGTGAAAAGGGATCCGAGGGTGTCAGGCCAAAGACAGTAACCACGGAGAACGAAGAGAAGTTACTCGAAAAAGACAACGAGAATAACAAGACTCCAAGCGAAATGACAAGCGAAAGCGGCGCCAGTGAAAAATCTGATAAAAAActtaaaaagcaaaagaaaggcgtTTTTAATCGCATCTCGTGCTTCGTCAAAGGAAAGTCCTTTCCAAGTTCAGACATTGAGGTAACAAAACCGAAGCAAACAGAATCAGAGCCTTCTCCTCTCCCCACCCCTCAAAGCATATCAAGACAGGCAATCATCCCTCCAACAGTGCAAGATAGTACTGCAAACTCAATAATGCAGGCGGCTTCATTCCGAACTCAGAGAGCATTATCCGCACCAGTCGAGAGTCCGTATCCAATAAATGCAAATGTTTCATCTCAGGAAACCGCCGAACTTGTGGACTTTAGGAAAGGAGAAAATAACCGTGAAAGTCCAAAATCACGGCAACTTCTTAGAACTAAGTCTTTGGCAACCGCAGAGCCTCAGCGCTCTGCGCTTCCAGTGCGTGTTATGCGAAGTAATTCGTTCGCAGCTCCGAACACCAAGGCAACGAAAGTTACGCAAACTGCGACCGATTGGGCAAAAGTCGAGCGTCCGTATCCAATGAATGCGAATGTTTCATCTCAGGAAACCGCCGAACTTGTGGACTTTAAGAAAGGAGAAAACAACCGTGACAGCCCAAAATCACGGCAACTTCTTAGAACTAAGTCTTTCGTGACCACAGAGCCTCAGCGTCCTGCGCTGCCAGTGCGTGTTATGCGAAGTAATTCGTTCACTGCTCCGAACACGAAGGCAACGAAAGTTACGCAAACTACGACCGATTGCGCAACAGGAAATTGGGACAGGCACTTGCGCATGAGCTATGGAAACATAGTTCGAAATTCACCGATCAGACAAACAATACATGTATCAAGGCCAAGTTCATGCAATATTGGAATTGTCAGACCCCTGCGTGCGGACAACCAGCGAACGATATCACGAAGTAATTCGGTTAAAAAAGGGACGTCTGGCAAGAAGGGGGGTTCCTTGTCACCTCCGAGTACCCTTGGGGATTCACAGAGCCCTCGTAGTATTTCGTTTTCAAATGGCAGATCAAAAGGTCGTGCGAACAACCCAGTTGTCCGCAGCAGGTCTTTTACGGAGCCTGGGATGATGAGGTTAACAAATCGACAGATTTTCCACCGGGCAACGATCGCTGGGCCTTACTTAGAATCCCCATTACAGCAACTATTGGCGAGCAAACCCCACGGATATTTGTCCCCTCCGAGTCCCGCTGTTCGAGTTACAGTTCAACCAAAAGGGAGACACTTTGCGCCAGGGAAACGCTCCACAACATCTCCTAAAAGGACTCCGCTAAATAGCCCTGTGCGGAAGCCGCATCCAGTTTCGTCGAAAACATCATCACAAAAGCAAATGCCGTCCACCCCAAGGAGGAGACTTGAGTGTTCGTCTCCTGTTTGTTATGATACCGCCTTTATTAACAACAGAGTGGAGAACTGTGCATGTACTGTGGGTATAAACACCGCAAATGTCACCAAGTCTGCTCcgttttttctccaaaacaacaattataaACATGTGAGTTTACAACCAGATGAAGGCAGCAGTGATCATATCTACCTAGAGGAAATGACTCCGACGGCTTCTGAACTGACGCTAATGGAGGACGAGTATACGGAGGAGACTGGGACAAATAATGAGAGAGGGATCCACAAGCAGGCCACCGAAGAAGGAATCAATGATAGCTTGACTTTTATTGGTATTATTTGA